From the Vibrio ziniensis genome, the window ATTTTCTCAGTTTATGTCGAGTCTGAATTCGGCGAAGACGCAATCGAATTTTATTATTTTTCAACAGGGCCCCGGCAAAGGTTTTTGATAATATGGTTAACTCAGCAATGAATGGCCCAATGTCTAGACGATGAAAACTATCTACTGTTTCTGAAGGGCTCAATATTTTCAATACCTGAAATAGGCGTAACGCTGTCTTTGATATAGCCTTTAAATTAGTCATTTCTTCTCTTGACTGTTCAAACTCTCTCTTAATTTCATATAAATCAGCAATGAGCGCACGGGCAGTATTTTGATATCGATAAGAAGTAATAGGCGAAGTTGGCAACAGTCCCTTAACTAGATAATCTGCGTATAATCTAGGGAAATCTACTCCCGAGAAAACAGCTAGGGGAAGTGATCCCCAAAATCGTGCGTTAACCTCTACCAAAATCCATGCATGAGTATCAGGATTTCTCCGAAATTCAAACATTGCGACTCCTGTAAATCCTGTGTAGTGACACAAGTCTTTCGTCGCTTTAAGTAATTCACTACCTAACTCGATGCTTTTTCTATATGAGCTTCCCCCTCCACTTGTTGGCTCCGCAACACGACTATGAGCAAACGCCGCATGCACCTCTCCATTAACAGAAAATACTGAAACACCTTCACCTCTGCCTGCAAAAAAGGCTTCAATGAGATATACCTGCTCGGAGTAGCTCTGTTTACGGTACTTGTTATATTCTTGCTCTGAATGCACTATCAAAACTTTTTGGCGTTGGGAAAGATTTGTTTCTTCAAATGATTGCAAAGGTTTTATCACAAACCGTTCGCCAAATTCTTTCACTAACTCTGAATAAGATATTTGAGACAGGTAAACCCTTTTTCCTTGCGCAACAGGAATCTGACAAGCTAGAGCTGCTTCTTTGGTTTTCCATTTATCGAACAGAATATCAAGGCCAACTGAATTGGAGATCGCGAGCTTAGTCTGTGGCGGTAGATTATCTTTTGCCGACCATAACGGATAAATTGATCTTTCATCACACGGTATAACCAGATCATACTGATACCATTCAATCAGTTTTACTACGTTATTGAGCCATTCCGTTTGAGAACAAGACTGGTAGTTATAAAAATATGCAGCTTTTATATATTTACTCTTTAGCGCAGCACTGGTTCGGTCATAACAAACTACATGTACTTGATAACCAGCTTGCCCTAAAGAACGAATCACAGATAAAAAGCTCCTTGTGTCTTCCCCTAAAACCAATACGGATAATTGTTTGCTTTCTGTCGCCATCGTTATTCCATTAACTTGAGCATTGAATTCTTTATGTATCTGCTGAATTAATAATTTTTCACACATTAACCATATGATGAAGTAATGACATTTGCCTTCAGACACTTTAACTATATGAAATTTTTTACCTTTACAGATATAGCAGCTTTCAATCGTAAAAGTAGACTATGGAGATAAAAATAATCAGGACTCATCCGTCTGACACTGTATACAACGCCAATCATTACCGGAATAAACACAACTGCACCTACAGCTACTGCCAATACTAGATTTATTGGTTCTGAAAAATAAATGTTACTTAAAAGCGCATCGATTGCTTTATACATAATGAGAGCAGGAAAAAAGGGTAAAACAAACACCGATAAAACTCGGGTTAGACTCATACCTAAAATCCATTTATAGGCAACAAATAACAGTGCAATAAATAAAACGACTAAAGAGACACGATACGTCGCATACTGATACAGTGTCGTATTACTTCTCTCTCCTAAATAACTAAAGCCAACTACAATACAAGCCACCATAACTATATCAATAATAACTAATTGTTTGACTTTACTGAGGCTAATAAGAGCGGTCTGTAACGCAATATTCAAAGGCATAGAAAGCATAAGCAAACTCAATATTCCTAAAATGGGTGCAGCCGTTTGCCATTGTTCTCCCAACACAACATTAACAATTTCTTTATTCAAAGCATAAATCCCTACAGCAGAAGGCACGACTAGCATATAAGCAACGCTTAAATATTGAGCTATCTTATCGTGTAACGTGTCTCGGTTATGAGATATCTTAGAAATTCCTGAATATAATGAACTGGTTGCGGGAGCTATCAATTCAGAGAAGGGCAACCAAGCAAATTCTTGGCTGATTCTATAGGTTCCAACATCACCGCTTGGCAATAGTTTCCCTAGGAGCAAAACATCAATACGAGATCGAATATATCCGGTAATCGTTGACAACAGCATCCATTTAGAAAAATCCCACTGCTTACCCCACTCATTCATCGACCATCTAGGACGATAAGGGTGAATGAAATATGAACCAATTAGAGTAAATGTTTCATTTACTACAATTCCAATAATCAAAGCCCAATAGTTCCTTAGCCATAGAGCCAGACAAATTGTAACGGGGAAAACGATAAGCTTTACTGTCGTCGCTAAGCGAGTTAAAGGAAAATAGTTTAACTCTCGCTCATATTGAACCAATCCAATGTTTTTTAAAGCACCTAACAAAGGAATAACACAACAAAGCAACAAAACAGGCTGTAATTCTGGTTGCGCCATCCAGTTCGCTAAAGGCTCAGAAAAGGCGACAATAAATAAAGAACAAAAACATTTAAGAGCAAGGTTTAATGACCAAGCGCTGTTAAGTAAGTCATCTGTACATTGCTTCGCTTTAATTACATATTTATCAGTGCCAATTTCCGATACAGTGATAAATAAAGCAATAATAATACTTGTTAGAGATGCAATACCAAAATCAGCAGGAGACAACAAACGAACAAGGATAAGTGTGCTGATAATACCAATGAGTCGATTCGCCCACTTAGCAACAAGATTCCACAGATATCCTATCGCCATTCTTTTATTTAAGCTTTCATCCATATACTTACTTTGCACCTGTTTAAGCCGCTAAGCTAGCTAGAGGCTATACGGTTTTCCATCAGTCCATAGTTTATGTTTTAGTTCTCGTGCATAATTTTCGATCGCTAACAACCAACGATTATGTTCATATTGATATACGGCCAATGTACCCGTTTTATTGGCAAAGGTTCTTTTATAGCGCCCCTTTCCGCCCATAAAATCATATCTTTCGGCTCCCTCTTTAATTGCTTTTTCTATTAGCAAGTAATGGGAAACCAATCCTGGTTTATAATGAGAGCTCATGTTGGAATGACTGTAATTCATTGCGCAGAAATAAAAATAAATAACACTACGATATTTAAAATTGTAGACAATACCTATAGTTTCGTTACCCGCTTGAATGTGATGTAATTCAATAACACCTGCTGGTAATCCTGTACGAATAAGTTGAGTGTGAAAAGAAACAAACTTTTCATTTGCAAGACCACTTCCCGAACTTTCCCCTCCCCATCTAGCCAAATGATAGGGCCCAGCGAGTTGCAATAGACTCAAAGCATCTTTAACTGTCTGCATAGTATTAACTGTTATAGGACCGATATCCTCATATTTACGCAAACTACGCGTAATTTGATAACGCGCATTACGAGACAAGGATTTCAATAATGCTGGCGTTTCACATGAGAAGTCTTTGAGTTCAAGACTATAGCTGTTAGTCTCCCAAATTTTTCGTTCACACAAACCACAGGTATTTAGAGTTGAATAGAGTTCGGGCTTGCTGGCACCAACAATGAAAGCACCATTCTTCTCAATCCAGTAGGCCACACTAGAAAACATGGCAGAGCGGATTTGTTCACTATTATGGGAAGAGACTAGAAAATCATTATATTCAATCCATATCTGATCTTCTGAAAAAATTCCTGTTCGATGCAAATAGTGTTTTACCCTAAATCGATCAATACCCACT encodes:
- a CDS encoding ATP-grasp domain-containing protein, yielding MATESKQLSVLVLGEDTRSFLSVIRSLGQAGYQVHVVCYDRTSAALKSKYIKAAYFYNYQSCSQTEWLNNVVKLIEWYQYDLVIPCDERSIYPLWSAKDNLPPQTKLAISNSVGLDILFDKWKTKEAALACQIPVAQGKRVYLSQISYSELVKEFGERFVIKPLQSFEETNLSQRQKVLIVHSEQEYNKYRKQSYSEQVYLIEAFFAGRGEGVSVFSVNGEVHAAFAHSRVAEPTSGGGSSYRKSIELGSELLKATKDLCHYTGFTGVAMFEFRRNPDTHAWILVEVNARFWGSLPLAVFSGVDFPRLYADYLVKGLLPTSPITSYRYQNTARALIADLYEIKREFEQSREEMTNLKAISKTALRLFQVLKILSPSETVDSFHRLDIGPFIAELTILSKTFAGALLKNNKIRLRLRRIQTRHKLRKLMLADSNRRIVFVCFGNIMRSPFAEACMKSLIAEINTDIQCDSFGFHMHEQRFSPDDAVKAASELDYDIAEHRSKWLTQSDVNESDILIYFDESNHQKLRSYYRINHAFCAADLVEARLPLIPEIEDPYGKSVDEIKGCYQKISSAVNGLSDIVKEVQLCLR
- a CDS encoding GNAT family N-acetyltransferase — translated: MILRERNNVQCEWFKNPDKEWLKAVWLRLEPKSQANFFLSWFWIGTWLDSFVRQFYVLEARLNGDTVGLGIIVTKSCEVGIDRFRVKHYLHRTGIFSEDQIWIEYNDFLVSSHNSEQIRSAMFSSVAYWIEKNGAFIVGASKPELYSTLNTCGLCERKIWETNSYSLELKDFSCETPALLKSLSRNARYQITRSLRKYEDIGPITVNTMQTVKDALSLLQLAGPYHLARWGGESSGSGLANEKFVSFHTQLIRTGLPAGVIELHHIQAGNETIGIVYNFKYRSVIYFYFCAMNYSHSNMSSHYKPGLVSHYLLIEKAIKEGAERYDFMGGKGRYKRTFANKTGTLAVYQYEHNRWLLAIENYARELKHKLWTDGKPYSL
- a CDS encoding oligosaccharide flippase family protein, translating into MDESLNKRMAIGYLWNLVAKWANRLIGIISTLILVRLLSPADFGIASLTSIIIALFITVSEIGTDKYVIKAKQCTDDLLNSAWSLNLALKCFCSLFIVAFSEPLANWMAQPELQPVLLLCCVIPLLGALKNIGLVQYERELNYFPLTRLATTVKLIVFPVTICLALWLRNYWALIIGIVVNETFTLIGSYFIHPYRPRWSMNEWGKQWDFSKWMLLSTITGYIRSRIDVLLLGKLLPSGDVGTYRISQEFAWLPFSELIAPATSSLYSGISKISHNRDTLHDKIAQYLSVAYMLVVPSAVGIYALNKEIVNVVLGEQWQTAAPILGILSLLMLSMPLNIALQTALISLSKVKQLVIIDIVMVACIVVGFSYLGERSNTTLYQYATYRVSLVVLFIALLFVAYKWILGMSLTRVLSVFVLPFFPALIMYKAIDALLSNIYFSEPINLVLAVAVGAVVFIPVMIGVVYSVRRMSPDYFYLHSLLLRLKAAISVKVKNFI